A single genomic interval of Macadamia integrifolia cultivar HAES 741 chromosome 6, SCU_Mint_v3, whole genome shotgun sequence harbors:
- the LOC122081691 gene encoding disease resistance protein RPM1-like, protein MTNIVLKPVLQTLIDLLVSEAKLQIGLRKDVESIRDDLEFIIGFVKVARGLKESEPTFNIWLNQVRDLACQIEDLLDDFLPELGCLRHHRNASVAWLLKLTQDGRHLLKRHNFATEIKNLKSKLADIRSRRETFNLGSNSSPSLSSTPSQRWYHVAQDDALRIGYDEIVGIEDRIDDLCTWLYRAEQSLSILAVHGGAGLGKTTLVRKVFERLKDDSFTSSVWVDVSKSQETDDLIRRLIYKFCKDGQEIVSELAKRGVHQTEDLKDHLLGCLQEKRYLIVFDNIWHIDQWKSIRYAIPNNRKGSRIILTTRLEHIAIQACEANDRPYSHQPLSHEHAWTLFCRKAFKSRSRDSCPSELKGIAESFVRRCSGVPLSIVAVAGSLSTKPRSYAEWLKVDTSFSFHLHNMNEIYLRNAREVLLLSYHDLDPEHEACLLYFSLFPIDSVVKCTKLLRIWIADGIVERAGRYTLEEAAEFYLKELIQRNIVVVCDRHLNGRPRTCRLHNLMHEIIIAKAKDQNFSRVFNEAAGESVDTSSKRIRRLLVMDSEDNIPKNCRLTHVRSCFLFGLQVFPKDSVSDLCSRFRLLKILDLEDAPIEGLFPKEILDLFHLRFLGMKNTKITSLPEKFGKKLRNLVSVNFKGTSISRLPNSMLKLPHLRHLLVYRRSKTFFGGKQGVVMLEGSMTLNNLQDLSCVDAGEGVGGIIKQLDTLTQLRRLGITNLKPEDGSLLCAAIAKMQYLQALHVTSSHSQEEIHIQIIHIPSTSTKMPPSPQPLRHLRRLHMQGVLKELPNWISSLVSLTKLKLGCSRLRIDPLEGLKGLEQLVELVLFQQAYDGEDLHFPFGGFKNLKKLDLLELLEMRTVTIEEGTMSSIEKIKFEGCNKLTVPSGIHHLTTLKEIRCIRMPDNFCDQIKNRDQEHFPDIITFG, encoded by the coding sequence ATGACAAATATTGTTCTGAAGCCTGTACTCCAGACCTTGATCGATCTGCTTGTTAGTGAAGCTAAACTGCAGATTGGACTCCGCAAGGATGTAGAAAGCATCAGAGATGATTTGGAATTCATTATAGGCTTCGTGAAGGTTGCACGAGGATTGAAAGAGTCGGAACCAACATTTAATATTTGGTTGAACCAAGTGAGAGATTTAGCCTGCCAGATAGAAGACCTCCTAGATGACTTCCTTCCTGAACTTGGGTGTCTCCGTCATCACCGGAATGCATCCGTCGCTTGGTTACTAAAGCTCACTCAAGATGGCAGGCACCTGTTGAAACGGCACAACTTCGCGACCGAGattaaaaatcttaagagcAAGTTAGCTGATATAAGAAGTAGAAGGGAGACATTCAATTTGGGGTCGAACTCATCGCCTTCACTTTCCTCAACTCCTTCTCAGAGATGGTATCATGTTGCTCAAGATGATGCACTGAGGATCGGATATGATGAAATTGTGGGCATCGAAGACCGCATCGACGATCTGTGCACATGGTTATACCGAGCAGAACAAAGCCTCTCCATCCTCGCGGTGCATGGCGGAGCCGGTTTGGGTAAGACAACTCTGGTCAGAAAAGTCTTCGAACGACTCAAGGATGACAGTTTCACCTCCAGTGTCTGGGTCGATGTGTCAAAATCACAAGAAACAGACGATCTCATCAGAAGGCTCATCTATAAATTTTGCAAGGATGGACAAGAAATTGTGTCTGAACTTGCTAAAAGAGGAGTACACCAGACCGAGGACTTGAAGGATCACCTTCTAGGGTGCCTGCAAGAGAAAAGGTATTTAATTGTCTTTGACAATATATGGCACATAGATCAGTGGAAATCCATAAGATACGCCATACCCAATAACAGGAAAGGAAGTAGGATAATTTTAACAACACGTTTGGAACACATTGCAATTCAAGCATGTGAAGCAAATGATAGACCTTATTCTCATCAGCCTTTGTCCCACGAGCATGCATGGACTCTTTTCTGTAGAAAGGCATTCAAGTCCAGAAGCAGGGATAGTTGTCCCAGTGAGTTGAAGGGTATAGCAGAAAGTTTTGTGAGACGATGCAGTGGAGTTCCCCTCTCAATTGTGGCAGTCGCTGGTTCTCTTTCAACTAAGCCAAGATCATATGCAGAGTGGCTAAAAGTGGACACAAGCTTTAGCTTCCACTTGCACAATATGAACGAGATCTATTTGAGAAATGCACGCGAAGTTCTACTTCTGAGTTACCATGATCTGGACCCTGAGCACGAAGCCTGTTTGTTGTATTTCAGTCTTTTCCCCATAGATTCGGTGGTTAAATGCACAAAACTGCTTCGGATATGGATAGCTGATGGAATTGTAGAAAGAGCTGGGAGATACACACTTGAAGAAGCTGCAGAATTCTACCTGAAAGAGCTCATCCAAAGAAACATAGTAGTGGTCTGTGACAGACACTTGAATGGGAGACCTAGGACATGTCGACTCCATAACCTAATGCACGAGATCATCATCGCCAAGGCCAAAGATCAGAATTTCAGTAGGGTTTTCAATGAGGCAGCTGGTGAATCAGTCGATACCTCGTCTAAGAGGATTCGACGCCTATTAGTCATGGACAGCGAAGACAACATTCCCAAGAACTGTAGGCTCACTCATGTAAGGTCTTGTTTCTTGTTCGGGCTGCAAGTATTCCCGAAGGATTCGGTTTCTGATCTTTGTTCTCGGTTTAGGCTTCTAAAAATCTTGGACTTAGAAGATGCCCCAATTGAGGGGTTGTTTCCAAAAGAAATCTTAGATCTCTTCCACCTGAGGTTTCTAGgtatgaagaacaccaagattACGTCACTTCCTGAGAAATTTGGTAAGAAGCTTCGAAACCTAGTCTCTGTGAATTTCAAGGGCACCTCCATATCCAGATTACCAAATAGCATGCTTAAACTCCCTCACCTGCGGCATCTGCTTGTATACCGCCGTAGCAAAACTTTCTTTGGTGGCAAACAAGGAGTTGTAATGCTAGAAGGATCAATGACATTAAACAACCTTCAAGACCTTTCATGTGTTGATGCTGGGGAAGGGGTTGGTGGTATCATAAAGCAGTTAGATACTCTGACCCAATTGAGGCGGCTTGGCATTACCAACCTAAAACCTGAAGATGGGAGTTTACTCTGTGCCGCCATTGCCAAGATGCAATACCTGCAGGCCCTTCATGTAACCTCGTCACATTCCCAAGAGGAAATTCATATACAGATCATCCATATACCATCAACTAGTACGAAGATGCCACCATCACCTCAACCTCTACGACATCTTAGGCGTCTGCACATGCAAGGTGTTCTGAAGGAGCTTCCAAATTGGATTTCATCACTTGTGAGCTTAACCAAGTTGAAATTGGGATGTTCTAGGTTAAGGATAGATCCTTTGGAAGGCCTCAAAGGGCTAGAGCAATTGGTTGAGCTCGTTCTTTTCCAGCAGGcatatgatggagaagacttgCATTTTCCGTTTGGTGGGtttaaaaatctcaagaaactAGACCTTCTTGAATTGCTTGAGATGCGTACTGTGACTATTGAGGAAGGAACAATGTCTTCCattgaaaagataaaatttgaGGGATGCAACAAATTAACTGTCCCATCAGGCATCCACCACCTCACTACCCTCAAAGAGATTAGATGCATCCGAATGCCAGATAATTTCTGTGATCAGATAAAGAATAGAGATCAGGAGCACTTTCCGGACATCATCACTTTTGGTTGA
- the LOC122080791 gene encoding cation/H(+) antiporter 15-like, producing MSGLGGNGSNITGNVSISDTKGRDGIVVCYAPNMIRTSGVLQGDNPLDFSLPLFILQVTVIVLITRCLVFILKPLRQPRVVSEIIGGVLLGPSVLGRSKQFAETLFPLRSTMILETMSHIGLLYFLFLVGVEMDLTVIKRTGKKAFTIAISGLILPFIIGASYAIILGRMEEEVAINKNTPNQGKVFFLFSGVALSVTAFPVLARILAELKLLSTELGKVAMSAALVNDILAWTLLSLSIALGENRKVSLASLWVILSTIGFVLFCIFVVRPAIRWIIRRTPEGESFNEFYISLILTGVMVCGFITDTIGSHSIVGAFVFGLIIPNGPLGTQLLEKLEDFVSGLLIPLFFTMSGLRTKMGDVGAPEWGYAFFTFILASLGKVGGTLLICLYYKMQISEGLTLGLLMNTKGLIEIIVLNVGRDQEVMDDNAFALLVLMTTLMTSIIMPIVHEFYRPARRYVPYKLRTLQSSKPDSELRILACVHTPRNVPTIISLLEASHPTKKSPISVYALHLVELTGRASAMLIVHENHNSGRPAVNRTQAQSDHIINAFENYEQHMGGVSVKPLTAISPYSTMHEDICNLAEDKRVAFILVPFHKQQTVDGGMEATNPAFRAVNQNVLANAPCSVGILVDRGLGGGSRVASSHTTHHIAVLFFGGPDDREALSYARRMSEHPEVNITVLHFIAGDNAVEPVIPSNDRNDIKILNVITDNDREKLQDDHFINEFRMKNINSDSIVYREMVVNNGEETVAVIRSMDNIYDLFIVGRGQGMISPLTAGLTDWSECPELGAIGDLLSSSDFAATVSVLVVQQYVDNELDTLYSPGQHGDDDEFNMHVVNQWTQSGQGHGHGGGGEIQLGNMNLRSKKNGW from the exons ATGTCTGGTTTAGGAGGTAATGGAAGCAACATAACTGGAAATGTATCAATTTCGGATACAAAAGGTAGAGATGGAATAGTGGTATGTTATGCACCAAACATGATCAGAACAAGCGGTGTCTTACAAGGTGACAATCCACTCGACTTCTCTCTCCCACTCTTCATCTTGCAGGTCACCGTCATCGTCCTTATCACTCGTTGTCTTGTATTCATCCTTAAACCATTGCGCCAGCCCCGTGTGGTCTCAGAAATTATT GGTGGTGTATTGCTGGGTCCATCAGTTTTGGGAAGGAGCAAGCAGTTTGCAGAGACCCTTTTCCCATTGAGGAGTACGATGATATTGGAGACTATGTCCCATATAGGTCTCCTCTACTTCTTGTTCCTCGTAGGTGTTGAAATGGACTTAACTGTGATCAAGAGAACAGGAAAGAAGGCATTCACAATTGCCATATCCGGCTTGATCTTGCCATTCATCATTGGTGCTTCTTATGCCATAATCCTTGGGCGAATGGAGGAAGAGGTTGCAATTAACAAGAACACTCCTAATCAAGGTAaggtcttcttcctcttctccggTGTGGCCCTCTCCGTCACGGCTTTCCCGGTGCTAGCACGTATCCTTGCAGAGCTCAAGCTCCTTAGTACAGAGCTAGGAAAGGTGGCCATGTCGGCGGCTCTTGTGAATGACATTTTGGCTTGGACCCTTCTTTCCCTTAGCATTGCACTTGGAGAGAACAGAAAAGTATCATTAGCTTCTCTTTGGGTTATCCTCTCCACCAttggctttgttttgttttgcatCTTCGTAGTCCGACCGGCGATTCGATGGATTATACGGCGTACTCCAGAGGGAGAGAGCTTCAATGAGTTCTACATAAGCTTGATCCTCACAGGAGTCATGGTGTGTGGTTTTATTACAGACACCATTGGGTCACACTCCATTGTTGGTGCCTTTGTGTTTGGGCTTATCATACCAAATGGTCCACTTGGGACTCAACTGTTAGAGAAGCTTGAAGATTTTGTGTCTGGGCTGTTGATTCCTCTCTTCTTTACCATGAGTGGACTTAGAACAAAGATGGGAGACGTTGGAGCTCCAGAATGGGGATATGCCTTCTTCACATTTATCTTGGCCAGTCTAGGCAAGGTTGGTGGCACACTTCTTATCTGCCTCTACTATAAGATGCAAATCAGTGAAGGACTCACTTTGGGTCTCCTCATGAACACCAAAGGACTCATAGAGATAATTGTTCTCAACGTCGGGCGTGACCAAGAG GTTATGGACGACAATGCATTTGCTCTATTGGTGCTGATGACAACGTTGATGACAAGCATCATCATGCCGATCGTTCATGAATTTTACCGGCCGGCGAGACGTTACGTGCCTTACAAGCTTCGAACGCTGCAATCATCGAAGCCCGACTCAGAACTTCGAATCCTGGCATGCGTCCACACCCCTCGCAATGTCCCCACCATCATCAGCCTCCTTGAAGCCTCCCACCCTACTAAGAAGTCTCCCATCTCTGTCTATGCCCTCCACCTAGTGGAACTCACAGGCAGGGCCTCTGCCATGCTTATCGTCCATGAAAATCACAACTCAGGTCGACCCGCAGTAAACCGAACCCAAGCTCAATCGGATCACATCATCAATGCCTTCGAGAACTATGAGCAGCATATGGGTGGTGTCTCAGTGAAGCCCCTTACAGCTATCTCACCCTACTCTACTATGCACGAAGACATCTGCAACCTAGCTGAGGACAAACGTGTGGCCTTCATCCTTGTCCCTTTCCATAAGCAACAAACAGTGGATGGTGGCATGGAAGCCACCAATCCTGCTTTTCGAGCAGTGAACCAAAATGTCTTGGCTAATGCACCTTGCTCGGTCGGCATTCTCGTCGACCGAGGCCTTGGTGGGGGTTCACGTGTGGCATCAAGTCACACAACCCACCATATCGCGGTCCTCTTTTTCGGAGGACCCGATGATAGAGAAGCATTATCTTATGCTCGGAGGATGTCGGAGCACCCAGAAGTGAATATCACGGTGCTCCACTTCATAGCAGGAGATAATGCAGTAGAGCCTGTGATACCATCCAATGACAGAAATGATATAAAGATCTTGAATGTAATTACAGACAACGATAGAGAGAAGCTTCAAGATGATCATTTCATAAACGAGTTTCGTATGAAAAACATTAACTCTGATTCTATTGTGTATAGAGAGATGGTGGTGAACAATGGGGAGGAGACGGTGGCGGTAATACGGTCAATGGATAACATCTATGATCTGTTCATTGTTGGGAGGGGACAAGGGATGATATCGCCTTTGACGGCTGGATTGACAGATTGGAGTGAGTGTCCAGAGTTGGGAGCGATCGGGGATTTGTTATCGTCGTCGGATTTTGCAGCAACAGTATCAGTGTTGGTAGTGCAACAATATGTTGATAATGAGCTTGACACGCTTTATAGCCCGGGACAACatggagatgatgatgagttcaaCATGCATGTTGTAAATCAATGGACGCAGTCGGGTCAAGGACATGGCCATGGTGGTGGAGGAGAGATTCAACTAGGGAATATGAACCtgagaagcaaaaaaaatggGTGGTGA